In one Nostoc sp. KVJ3 genomic region, the following are encoded:
- a CDS encoding FAD-dependent oxidoreductase, which translates to MKHRHKVAYSLTSLIGLNLISTSVGFDSVNATVPRNPDKSVNCEILVVGGGLSGVATAYEGLLAGRTVCLTEITDWLGGQISSQGTSALDERPTQRALKFYSRGYLELRNRIGRKYGKLNPGDCWVSESCFLPRDAHAILTQMLKDAEKRGKGKLQWFPNTVIKDLEIAADGKIIDSAIAIQHQPPKLAPPLNTFTLSQTIEDSYSYENSSRFTKTIIRFLPKATKGDAPKWYVVDASETGEIIALADVPYRLGIDARSYLEPSASSTNNNPYCPQGFTYTFAMEATKEPQPQTMPPFYLEYAPYFSYELTRLANFNLVFTYRRIWSPNKGKSEKFGGVSFTAPTPGDISMQNWTWGNDYRPGTANDNLIYTHQQLQATGQLKPGGWMGGLRTETLRKAEENAISFYYWLVAGTTDSKLGEGVKQQQSNNRLLSGLNSPMGTVHGLSKYPYMREGRRIIGRPSWGQPDGFGIWEIDISRRDYNEDYYSKTLPADMYRRLRAALAGLEAVSVIDGKVPPDKAMRRTRSTIFPDAVGIGHYAIDFHPCMVNSPPEAVGNTERPGERRGAGLAYPFQIALRAMIPQKIDNLLVGGKSIATSHIAAAAYRVHSFEWSSGAAAGTVASFALKNAIAPYQLVNNLPKQEPQLEALKRLLQQNSNPTAFPDTSIFNENWDNWR; encoded by the coding sequence ATGAAGCACAGACACAAGGTAGCTTATAGCTTGACATCGCTGATCGGTCTGAATTTAATATCTACCTCAGTTGGATTTGATTCCGTAAACGCCACAGTACCGAGAAACCCAGATAAAAGTGTCAACTGTGAGATTTTAGTTGTAGGTGGTGGACTATCTGGTGTCGCTACAGCTTACGAGGGTTTGCTAGCAGGACGAACGGTTTGTCTAACGGAAATTACTGACTGGCTAGGAGGGCAAATTTCTTCTCAGGGGACATCTGCGTTAGACGAACGCCCAACTCAACGGGCGCTCAAATTCTATTCTCGCGGCTACCTGGAATTGCGAAACCGCATTGGGCGCAAATACGGTAAACTCAACCCCGGTGACTGCTGGGTAAGTGAATCCTGCTTTCTTCCCCGCGATGCTCACGCCATTTTAACCCAGATGCTCAAAGATGCTGAAAAGCGGGGCAAGGGTAAGTTGCAATGGTTTCCCAATACAGTAATTAAGGATTTAGAAATCGCTGCTGATGGCAAAATAATTGATAGTGCGATCGCTATTCAACATCAACCACCAAAATTAGCACCACCTCTCAATACTTTTACTTTATCTCAAACTATTGAAGATTCCTATAGCTACGAAAACTCATCCCGATTTACCAAAACTATTATCCGTTTTCTCCCCAAGGCTACGAAAGGGGATGCTCCCAAGTGGTACGTTGTAGATGCCAGCGAAACCGGTGAAATTATCGCCCTGGCTGATGTTCCGTACCGATTAGGCATTGATGCCCGTTCTTACCTGGAACCCTCTGCTTCCAGCACCAATAACAACCCATATTGCCCTCAAGGTTTTACCTACACCTTTGCAATGGAGGCAACCAAAGAACCGCAACCGCAGACGATGCCCCCATTTTATTTAGAATATGCGCCATATTTCAGCTATGAATTAACCCGACTGGCTAACTTTAATTTGGTTTTTACCTATCGTCGCATTTGGAGTCCAAACAAAGGGAAATCCGAAAAATTCGGCGGTGTGAGTTTTACTGCTCCTACACCGGGGGATATCTCTATGCAAAACTGGACTTGGGGTAACGACTACCGCCCCGGAACCGCAAATGATAACCTGATTTATACTCACCAACAGTTACAAGCTACTGGACAGTTAAAACCAGGTGGCTGGATGGGAGGACTGCGGACAGAAACCCTCCGCAAAGCTGAAGAAAATGCCATCTCATTCTATTATTGGTTGGTGGCTGGAACTACAGATTCCAAACTGGGGGAGGGTGTGAAGCAGCAGCAAAGCAATAACCGCTTGTTATCAGGGTTAAATTCCCCGATGGGAACAGTGCATGGCTTATCGAAATATCCCTATATGCGCGAAGGACGACGCATCATTGGCCGGCCCAGCTGGGGACAACCTGATGGCTTTGGTATTTGGGAAATTGATATTTCTCGCCGAGATTACAATGAGGATTATTACTCCAAGACTCTGCCAGCAGATATGTATCGGAGGCTACGGGCAGCACTTGCCGGCTTGGAAGCAGTTTCAGTAATTGATGGTAAAGTCCCACCAGACAAAGCAATGCGACGGACTCGTTCTACTATTTTCCCCGATGCTGTGGGTATTGGTCACTACGCTATAGATTTCCATCCTTGTATGGTAAATAGTCCCCCAGAAGCCGTTGGCAATACAGAACGTCCAGGTGAAAGGCGTGGTGCAGGCCTTGCTTATCCTTTCCAAATTGCTCTCAGGGCGATGATTCCCCAGAAAATTGATAACTTGCTGGTAGGAGGCAAAAGCATTGCTACTAGTCATATTGCTGCTGCTGCCTATCGAGTCCATTCCTTTGAATGGTCTTCTGGCGCTGCTGCGGGAACTGTGGCTAGTTTTGCCCTCAAAAATGCGATCGCACCTTACCAACTAGTCAATAATTTACCCAAACAAGAGCCACAACTGGAAGCACTCAAACGGCTTTTGCAACAAAATAGCAACCCCACCGCTTTCCCCGATACATCCATTTTTAACGAAAACTGGGATAATTGGCGATAG
- a CDS encoding molybdenum cofactor biosynthesis protein MoaE, which yields MTTTLASAVKPRAEDSFAISFAPLSLEEIYAKSNDPANGAVVLMSGVVRNQTDGKPVIALEYQAYEPMALRIFYQIAADIRLSTSDVNRVVIHHRTGRLQVGEISVLVAVGCPHRSEAFEACQYAIDTLKHNAPIWKKEHWEDGSSRWVSVGACEQLPENCS from the coding sequence ATGACTACTACACTTGCTTCTGCTGTTAAACCAAGAGCCGAAGATAGTTTTGCCATTAGCTTTGCACCATTGTCTCTTGAAGAAATCTATGCCAAGTCTAACGATCCAGCCAACGGTGCTGTAGTTTTGATGAGTGGCGTAGTTCGCAATCAAACTGATGGTAAACCTGTAATTGCTCTAGAGTATCAAGCTTACGAACCTATGGCATTGCGGATATTTTATCAAATTGCTGCTGATATTCGCTTATCTACGTCTGATGTAAATCGGGTAGTGATTCATCATCGCACCGGACGTTTGCAAGTTGGAGAAATTAGCGTTTTAGTAGCAGTGGGTTGTCCTCATCGGAGTGAGGCGTTTGAAGCTTGCCAGTATGCTATTGATACCCTCAAACACAATGCACCTATATGGAAGAAAGAACATTGGGAAGATGGTTCTAGTCGCTGGGTGAGTGTTGGTGCTTGCGAACAGTTACCAGAAAATTGTTCTTAG
- the clpS gene encoding ATP-dependent Clp protease adapter ClpS, with protein sequence MVMTLSADVYGMATAPTIAPERSNQVTRKTYPNYKVIVLNDDFNTFQHVSECLMKYIPGMSGDRAWDLTNQVHYEGQAIVWVGPQEPAELYHQQLRRAGLTMAPLEAA encoded by the coding sequence ATGGTTATGACACTTTCAGCAGATGTTTACGGGATGGCCACAGCACCAACTATAGCTCCTGAACGGTCTAATCAAGTTACCCGTAAGACTTATCCGAATTACAAAGTGATTGTATTAAATGACGATTTTAATACATTCCAACATGTGTCTGAGTGTTTGATGAAATATATTCCGGGGATGAGTGGCGATCGCGCTTGGGATCTGACTAATCAGGTACACTATGAAGGTCAAGCGATCGTTTGGGTCGGCCCTCAAGAACCTGCGGAACTCTATCATCAGCAGCTGCGCCGAGCAGGTTTGACAATGGCACCTCTAGAAGCAGCTTAA
- a CDS encoding DUF2103 domain-containing protein, whose amino-acid sequence MGKPTADSLRATSQKAARLVWNHSTHLSGLIPILERLCQQDGIQTVTPGVIGRSRGHCPKMQLRISVPIRGGYKVIARQGKTVQEVFILTPLAQSELETALAIAMKS is encoded by the coding sequence ATGGGCAAACCCACCGCAGACTCCCTCCGGGCAACTTCACAAAAAGCTGCCAGACTAGTTTGGAATCACTCGACACACCTTTCTGGTCTTATCCCAATTTTAGAACGTCTTTGTCAACAGGATGGCATCCAAACCGTTACGCCTGGAGTGATTGGGCGGTCAAGAGGTCATTGTCCAAAAATGCAACTACGCATATCTGTACCGATTCGCGGCGGCTATAAAGTAATTGCCCGGCAAGGGAAGACAGTACAAGAAGTATTTATTTTGACACCTCTGGCGCAGTCAGAACTGGAAACGGCATTAGCGATCGCAATGAAATCTTAA
- a CDS encoding ATP-binding protein, which yields MESLVCNNEAARLEALHRYQILDTPPEEAFDDLAFLAAQICNTPIALINLIDANRQWFKAKVGLDIQEMPRDKGFGPICMASGEVLIIADTLADERFAANSIVTDAEFNVRFYTGVPLLAPGGEAIGTVCILDRVPHQISPKQVESLQTLSRLVVRQLEIQRNLVKLAEDIIERKQVEQKIHEQAALLDIVTDAIVVQDLSNKILLWNKNAEKLYGWKSEEAIGKQSDELLPQNLEIYQTVLKDGAWQGELQKISKSGKKLIVESRWMLINDGHFQAKSILIVDTDITQKKQLEKQFLRAQRMESIGTLASGIAHDLNNVLSPILMSVHLLKAKTGDQQINQMLLIIESNAKRGADLVKQVLSFARGIEGDSERQSAMHKFTVLQVKNVILEMRQIISQTFPKSIALYTEIQEGLLPICANSTQLHQVLINLCLNARDAMPTGGNLTISAENIWIDETYASIHLEAKIGAYIVLTVTDTGLGINSEILDRIFEPFFTTKDLGKGTGLGLSTVIKIIKEHGGFVTVSSSVGKGTKFKVYLPAVNQVPMQLLEDTEIPTGSGECILIVDDETAIQEITKTSLENYNYTAITAGDGMEALEIYAQYKDKISAAIIDIIMSNMDGATTIRTLQNINPLLPIVAVSGLVTSEQVPIDKTDEHTAFLPKPYTTQELLKTLHAVISQ from the coding sequence ATGGAATCTTTAGTGTGTAACAATGAAGCAGCGAGGCTAGAGGCTCTGCATCGGTACCAGATTCTTGACACTCCACCAGAAGAAGCATTTGACGATCTAGCGTTTTTAGCCGCACAGATTTGTAACACACCCATTGCCTTAATTAATCTAATTGACGCTAACCGTCAGTGGTTCAAAGCCAAGGTGGGGTTAGATATACAGGAAATGCCACGAGATAAAGGGTTTGGGCCGATTTGTATGGCAAGTGGCGAAGTTTTAATTATTGCCGACACCTTGGCTGATGAAAGATTTGCTGCAAATTCCATAGTTACTGATGCTGAATTTAACGTGAGATTTTATACAGGTGTACCTTTGTTAGCACCAGGAGGAGAAGCGATCGGGACTGTGTGTATACTCGATCGCGTACCACACCAAATTAGTCCCAAACAGGTGGAATCTCTGCAAACTCTTAGTCGCCTGGTAGTTAGACAACTAGAGATCCAGAGGAACTTAGTGAAACTGGCAGAGGACATTATTGAACGCAAGCAAGTAGAACAAAAAATCCACGAACAAGCAGCATTACTGGATATTGTCACTGACGCAATTGTTGTGCAAGATTTGTCCAACAAAATTTTATTATGGAATAAAAATGCTGAGAAACTTTACGGCTGGAAGTCAGAAGAAGCTATCGGTAAACAATCAGATGAACTTTTGCCGCAAAATCTAGAAATTTATCAGACTGTATTGAAGGATGGAGCTTGGCAAGGGGAGTTACAGAAAATCAGCAAGTCTGGAAAAAAGCTGATCGTTGAAAGTCGCTGGATGTTGATAAATGATGGACATTTTCAAGCAAAATCAATCCTTATTGTTGATACTGATATTACTCAGAAAAAACAATTAGAAAAACAATTTTTACGTGCTCAACGGATGGAAAGCATAGGCACTCTTGCTAGTGGTATTGCTCACGATTTAAATAATGTGTTATCACCAATTTTGATGTCGGTGCATCTGCTGAAAGCTAAAACCGGCGATCAACAGATTAACCAGATGCTTTTAATAATAGAAAGCAATGCCAAACGTGGCGCTGATTTGGTAAAGCAAGTATTGTCATTTGCTAGGGGAATTGAAGGCGATTCGGAAAGACAATCAGCTATGCATAAATTCACGGTGCTTCAAGTCAAAAACGTGATTTTAGAAATGCGGCAAATCATCTCCCAAACATTTCCCAAATCAATCGCATTGTATACAGAAATTCAGGAGGGATTGTTACCTATTTGTGCCAATAGTACCCAATTGCATCAGGTACTAATTAATTTGTGCCTTAATGCGCGGGATGCTATGCCTACAGGGGGAAATTTAACAATATCCGCTGAGAATATTTGGATTGATGAAACTTATGCCAGTATCCACCTAGAAGCTAAAATTGGTGCTTACATTGTCTTGACAGTTACTGATACGGGACTGGGAATCAATAGTGAAATATTAGATAGAATATTTGAACCATTTTTTACAACAAAAGATTTGGGTAAAGGTACAGGACTTGGACTATCAACCGTAATAAAAATTATTAAAGAACACGGCGGTTTTGTAACTGTGTCAAGTTCTGTAGGCAAGGGGACAAAATTTAAGGTGTACTTGCCAGCAGTTAATCAAGTTCCAATGCAGTTATTAGAAGATACAGAAATACCAACTGGATCTGGAGAATGTATTTTGATTGTAGATGATGAAACTGCTATTCAAGAAATTACTAAAACATCCTTAGAAAACTATAATTACACAGCAATTACTGCTGGTGATGGCATGGAAGCTTTAGAAATTTACGCCCAGTATAAAGATAAAATTAGTGCTGCAATTATCGATATAATAATGTCCAATATGGATGGAGCAACTACCATTCGGACATTACAAAATATCAATCCGTTATTACCGATTGTTGCTGTCAGTGGACTTGTCACAAGCGAACAAGTACCAATCGACAAAACGGATGAACATACAGCCTTTTTACCCAAGCCCTATACAACACAAGAATTATTGAAAACCCTGCATGCAGTTATTAGTCAATAG